One window of the Streptomyces asoensis genome contains the following:
- a CDS encoding M1 family metallopeptidase, with amino-acid sequence MAVQQSVGPDPYFPANGDPRYRVHRYELTLDYRPGPNRLSGAARINAIVGRSALPEFQLNLADFKIGRVRVDGRPTHYTHRGGRLRVRPAKPLRAGAAFTVEVQWSGNPKPVNSPWGGIGWEELSDGALVASQPVGAPSWYPCNDRPADKASYLISVTTPSAYSVVAGGRLLTRTTKASTTTWVYEQSAPTSSYLVGLSIGKYQTVLLGDPGLGGIPQHGHLPAELLAEFSRDFARQPGMMHLFQQLFGPYPFDEYAVVVTEEELDVPVEAQGLSLFGANHVDGSRGSERLVAHELAHQWFGNSVSIADWRHIWLNEGFAKYAEWLWSERSGGRSAQRLAAVAHRSLSSLPQDLRLADPGRKSMFDDRLYERGGLTVHALRCALGDDAFFRMLRAWLGLHRGGSVTTSTLTAHVARFAPEPLDELFEAWVYGTALPPLPVPSVERGAESA; translated from the coding sequence GTGGCAGTTCAGCAGTCGGTCGGGCCGGATCCGTATTTCCCGGCGAACGGTGACCCCCGTTACCGGGTGCACCGCTACGAGCTCACGCTGGACTACCGCCCCGGCCCCAACCGGCTGTCGGGCGCGGCACGGATCAACGCCATCGTGGGACGCTCGGCGCTGCCGGAGTTCCAGTTGAACCTGGCCGACTTCAAGATCGGCCGGGTCCGGGTGGACGGCCGGCCGACGCACTACACCCACCGCGGCGGCCGACTGCGCGTGCGGCCGGCCAAGCCGCTGCGCGCCGGGGCCGCGTTCACCGTCGAGGTGCAGTGGTCGGGCAACCCCAAGCCGGTGAACAGCCCCTGGGGCGGGATCGGCTGGGAGGAGCTGAGCGACGGGGCGCTGGTGGCGAGCCAGCCCGTCGGGGCGCCCTCCTGGTACCCGTGCAACGACCGGCCCGCGGACAAGGCGTCGTACCTGATATCGGTCACGACACCGTCGGCGTACTCGGTGGTGGCGGGCGGCCGGCTGCTGACGCGGACCACGAAGGCCTCGACGACCACGTGGGTGTACGAGCAGTCGGCGCCGACGTCGAGCTATCTGGTCGGCCTGTCGATCGGGAAGTACCAGACCGTCCTGCTGGGCGATCCGGGGCTCGGGGGCATCCCCCAGCACGGGCACCTCCCGGCGGAGCTGCTGGCGGAGTTCTCGCGGGACTTCGCACGGCAGCCCGGGATGATGCACCTCTTCCAACAGCTCTTCGGGCCCTACCCGTTCGACGAGTACGCGGTCGTGGTGACGGAGGAGGAGCTCGATGTCCCCGTCGAGGCCCAGGGGTTGTCGCTGTTCGGCGCCAACCATGTGGACGGCTCGCGGGGTTCGGAGCGGCTGGTGGCGCACGAGCTGGCGCACCAGTGGTTCGGCAACAGTGTGTCCATCGCCGACTGGCGGCACATCTGGCTGAACGAGGGGTTCGCGAAGTACGCGGAGTGGCTGTGGTCGGAGCGGTCGGGCGGGCGCAGTGCGCAGCGGCTCGCCGCGGTCGCGCACCGGTCACTGTCCTCGCTGCCACAGGATCTGCGCCTGGCCGACCCCGGCCGCAAGTCGATGTTCGACGACCGGCTCTACGAGCGCGGCGGGCTCACCGTGCACGCGTTGCGCTGCGCCCTCGGCGACGACGCGTTCTTCCGGATGCTGCGCGCCTGGCTCGGGCTGCACCGGGGCGGGTCGGTGACGACGTCGACGCTCACCGCGCACGTGGCACGGTTCGCACCGGAGCCACTGGACGAGCTGTTCGAGGCATGGGTGTACGGCACGGCGCTGCCGCCGCTGCCGGTCCCGTCGGTGGAGCGGGGCGCCGAGTCGGCGTAA